Proteins encoded within one genomic window of Methanosarcina barkeri str. Wiesmoor:
- a CDS encoding hemerythrin domain-containing protein — METIYDVLKEEHEQMSELLRQALQDGSRVSFFKVKLKADPHMMGEERIFYPVLEEVEELRELMSQAHKEHNEAKTLIFEIEGMEERDEEWAPKLTELKQIIDLHIAEEESIVFEKARNILSPEKAEDMAQQYIEFKRSYMNRIETGGPVV; from the coding sequence ATGGAAACCATTTATGATGTCCTTAAAGAAGAGCATGAGCAGATGTCTGAACTTCTCCGGCAAGCATTGCAGGACGGATCAAGGGTAAGTTTTTTTAAAGTAAAGCTTAAAGCTGACCCTCATATGATGGGAGAAGAAAGAATCTTCTATCCGGTACTTGAAGAGGTAGAAGAACTACGTGAGCTTATGAGTCAAGCTCATAAAGAACACAATGAGGCAAAAACTCTGATTTTCGAAATAGAAGGTATGGAAGAAAGAGATGAAGAATGGGCTCCTAAACTCACTGAACTGAAACAAATCATAGACCTTCATATTGCAGAAGAGGAAAGTATAGTTTTTGAAAAGGCCCGGAATATCTTGAGTCCGGAGAAAGCAGAAGACATGGCTCAACAATACATTGAGTTCAAAAGGAGTTACATGAACAGGATAGAGACTGGGGGACCTGTTGTATAA
- a CDS encoding glucose-6-phosphate isomerase family protein, whose translation MEVTMKFGDKVTMADIRKLHDMEDVVFDKEWFEETEVRNQDVYYMFRDLAKSDSELEAIKAHHLRYDITVIPPATLGSEYIKTVGHYHPRVPGTNVHYPEIYQVLEGSATYLLQKVKSGEEDFVLDVVVITAKKGDLVLVPPGYGHVTINASDKTLEMANWVCRDFSSVYEPIKRLSGASYFLLKDGYVKNPLYRNTPPIRRLEPLAYDELGLGSGECMYELVHRIEKLRFLTAPQDFTGFLTGVL comes from the coding sequence ATGGAAGTTACAATGAAGTTCGGGGATAAAGTCACTATGGCGGACATCCGAAAACTCCATGATATGGAAGATGTAGTGTTTGATAAGGAGTGGTTTGAAGAAACGGAGGTACGAAATCAGGATGTGTACTACATGTTCAGGGACCTTGCGAAAAGTGACTCTGAGCTTGAAGCAATTAAAGCTCATCACCTGAGGTATGATATTACTGTAATCCCTCCCGCAACGCTTGGATCTGAATATATTAAAACTGTAGGTCACTATCACCCGCGTGTTCCAGGAACAAACGTACACTATCCTGAAATTTATCAGGTACTTGAAGGTTCTGCTACCTATCTTCTACAAAAGGTGAAAAGTGGAGAGGAAGATTTTGTTCTGGATGTTGTAGTCATAACAGCAAAAAAAGGAGATTTAGTACTTGTTCCTCCTGGATACGGGCATGTGACTATAAACGCTTCCGATAAAACTCTCGAAATGGCAAACTGGGTTTGCCGTGACTTTTCCTCGGTTTATGAGCCTATAAAAAGGCTTTCCGGCGCTTCTTACTTCCTTCTTAAAGATGGTTATGTCAAAAATCCCCTTTACAGGAATACACCACCTATCCGTCGCCTTGAACCCCTTGCATACGATGAGCTAGGGCTTGGTTCCGGAGAATGTATGTATGAGCTTGTGCATAGAATTGAAAAACTGAGATTTTTAACAGCTCCACAGGATTTTACAGGATTCTTAACAGGAGTGCTCTGA
- a CDS encoding formylmethanofuran dehydrogenase subunit C: MIGNGGSSEAETLIRIKGGVVRIKRIDESMSAGKIEIEGSAGMHVGTGMKGREIIVVCGDADSWAGMEMTCTLEHKRQCRRSCGLRLQRGTDTLSTGSPRIRAFQ, from the coding sequence GTGATAGGTAATGGTGGTAGTTCTGAAGCTGAGACTCTGATCCGCATAAAAGGTGGCGTAGTGAGGATCAAAAGAATCGATGAAAGCATGAGCGCAGGAAAAATCGAAATTGAAGGTTCTGCTGGAATGCACGTAGGCACCGGGATGAAAGGAAGAGAGATCATCGTCGTTTGCGGAGACGCGGATTCCTGGGCAGGTATGGAAATGACATGTACTCTTGAACATAAAAGGCAATGCCGGAGATCATGTGGGCTGCGTTTACAGAGGGGAACTGATACTCTTTCTACAGGGTCTCCCCGCATAAGGGCGTTCCAGTAA
- a CDS encoding phosphate uptake regulator PhoU yields MTKDKRKVQFTGNSTYIVSLPIKWVRDIGLEAGDTLTLTPMPNKTLLVSSSAVSKEHSTLNATIDYIHSDSAENNLRILISHYLVGYDVIRLTTKKGFSAHDRKFIKDSVRQKLIGLELIEESRNELVFQCLLNYNDLPLTRVIRNMYGLVLSMLEDSMTALRDHNVEIAEDVVQRDDDVDRFYLLAVRQLKASIEDIELSEKIGIRHPRECLGYRLITKSIERVGDHAVKIAKSVLKMDSGISADDSIFKMADLSCKVFESSIDSMAEEDPQAINKIVVEAKKVSQFGFSLEPQDCEGSDNIELSMILESLRRVSEYSADIAEVAINMNIKRV; encoded by the coding sequence ATCACAAAGGATAAAAGAAAAGTTCAGTTTACCGGAAATTCTACTTATATTGTATCCCTCCCCATAAAATGGGTTCGGGATATAGGACTTGAGGCCGGTGACACTCTTACGCTCACACCCATGCCTAATAAAACTCTGCTTGTTTCTTCCAGTGCAGTTTCAAAGGAACACTCTACCCTCAATGCAACGATCGATTATATTCACTCTGACAGTGCAGAAAATAATCTCAGGATTCTTATTTCTCATTATCTTGTGGGCTATGATGTTATCAGACTGACTACCAAAAAAGGCTTTAGTGCCCATGACCGCAAGTTCATCAAAGATTCCGTGCGTCAAAAGCTCATAGGGCTTGAACTTATTGAAGAATCTCGGAATGAGCTGGTCTTCCAGTGTCTTCTGAACTACAATGATCTTCCACTTACCAGGGTAATTAGAAACATGTATGGACTTGTACTTTCCATGCTTGAGGACTCCATGACTGCTCTAAGGGACCATAATGTTGAGATTGCTGAAGATGTCGTTCAGAGAGATGACGATGTGGATCGCTTTTATCTTCTTGCCGTCCGCCAGCTCAAGGCTTCAATTGAAGATATCGAGCTCTCTGAAAAGATTGGAATTCGGCATCCAAGAGAATGCCTGGGATACAGACTTATTACGAAAAGTATTGAACGCGTAGGAGATCACGCTGTAAAGATAGCAAAAAGTGTCCTGAAAATGGATTCCGGAATTAGCGCTGATGACTCCATCTTCAAGATGGCTGACCTCTCCTGTAAAGTTTTTGAAAGCTCAATAGACTCCATGGCCGAAGAAGACCCGCAGGCTATTAACAAAATCGTCGTAGAGGCAAAGAAAGTGTCTCAGTTCGGATTTTCTCTGGAGCCACAGGATTGTGAAGGTTCAGATAATATTGAACTCAGCATGATCTTGGAGAGCCTGAGGAGGGTCTCGGAATACAGCGCTGACATTGCAGAAGTTGCAATAAATATGAACATTAAGCGGGTCTGA
- a CDS encoding molybdenum formylmethanofuran dehydrogenase subunit: MTEGVLIYKNEIEGKLEAVIKPGSFTGENAGEMAEVILIPKKAIDIKLGADVITLDSFAGKSAEEIGKLSVWQGPKPILSEFLK, encoded by the coding sequence ATGACAGAGGGAGTTCTTATTTATAAAAATGAAATTGAGGGTAAACTTGAGGCAGTTATAAAGCCTGGCTCATTTACTGGCGAAAATGCTGGAGAAATGGCAGAAGTAATACTTATTCCTAAAAAAGCGATTGACATTAAGCTGGGAGCCGATGTTATAACTCTTGATTCTTTTGCAGGCAAAAGTGCCGAAGAAATCGGAAAACTGTCTGTCTGGCAGGGGCCAAAACCTATTCTCTCTGAGTTTTTGAAGTGA
- a CDS encoding DUF1699 family protein gives MKIRVVSSKEEIDTLKLDEEIIHLAFRPSNKDIFKLILKCPEVKAIHIPSSYKKTISSSAQMYLSMQNIALLEGDVWGHRKDINEYSEISQRVFDRIQELKKEGLSDEDTIEKLVRETRLSPDFVSFIISN, from the coding sequence ATGAAAATTAGAGTTGTAAGTTCAAAAGAAGAGATAGACACTTTGAAACTTGATGAGGAAATTATCCACCTTGCATTCAGACCATCCAACAAGGATATTTTTAAACTCATCCTGAAGTGTCCAGAAGTGAAAGCGATCCACATCCCAAGTTCATACAAGAAAACAATTTCCAGTTCCGCACAGATGTATCTTTCCATGCAGAACATTGCTTTACTTGAGGGCGATGTGTGGGGCCACAGAAAAGATATTAATGAGTACTCCGAAATCTCCCAGCGTGTTTTCGACCGCATACAGGAACTAAAGAAAGAAGGGCTTTCCGACGAAGATACTATTGAGAAACTCGTAAGAGAAACGAGACTCAGCCCAGACTTTGTAAGTTTCATAATATCGAATTAA
- a CDS encoding tRNA uridine(34) 5-carboxymethylaminomethyl modification radical SAM/GNAT enzyme Elp3 — MKEDDYNKACREILEKVLAGEIENENQLNKAKKDVSKQYHLASLPRNGDVITQGSDEEQAVIKDFLKRKPVRTISGVAAIAVMTSPAPCPHGVCLPCPGGPKSAFKSPQSYMGREPAAMRAIQHGFDPYSQVESRLFQLKEIGHDVEKVELIVMGGTFSARNLDYQEWFIKRCLEAMNDFTGKEWREKAWRIGKSLPYIPLEEVQKANEKAEIRNVGITFETRPDWAGEKHVDEFLKLGGTKVELGVQSVYDFVLTRMQRGHGVAEIVRANQILRDSAFKVGFHMMPHLPGSDSELDLKGFKKLFEDPRFKPDYLKIYPTLVTEGTPLCRLWEAGDYEALSDEEAAELIADIKEILPKWVRLQRIQRDIPAYQIIAGVRKSNLRQLAEEKLRERGGKCHCIRCREVGHTSLKGRKINPKDIELTVESYEACGGTEHFIAFEDLAADVLIGFTRLRFPATPHRPELQDAALIRELHVYGSMVPIGKEAKQKEWQHRGYGKELLEYAEKMARENGYRKLAIISGIGAREYYRKFGYALDNVYMSKVLKD; from the coding sequence ATGAAAGAAGATGATTATAATAAGGCCTGCAGGGAAATCCTTGAAAAAGTACTTGCCGGCGAGATAGAAAACGAAAACCAGTTAAATAAGGCAAAAAAAGATGTCAGTAAACAGTATCATCTGGCCAGCCTCCCCAGAAATGGAGATGTCATAACCCAGGGATCGGACGAAGAGCAGGCAGTAATTAAAGATTTTTTGAAACGGAAGCCTGTAAGAACGATTTCTGGAGTTGCGGCAATTGCTGTAATGACATCTCCGGCCCCATGCCCTCATGGAGTTTGTCTTCCCTGCCCAGGAGGACCTAAATCTGCGTTCAAGTCGCCCCAGAGTTATATGGGAAGAGAGCCTGCAGCCATGAGGGCGATCCAGCATGGATTTGACCCTTATTCCCAGGTTGAATCCAGGCTTTTCCAGCTTAAAGAGATCGGCCATGATGTAGAGAAAGTGGAACTGATAGTGATGGGAGGTACGTTTTCTGCACGCAATCTCGATTACCAGGAATGGTTTATTAAACGCTGCCTTGAGGCAATGAACGATTTCACAGGTAAAGAGTGGAGAGAAAAAGCCTGGAGAATTGGGAAATCTTTACCTTATATCCCTCTTGAAGAGGTGCAGAAAGCCAATGAAAAAGCTGAAATTCGCAACGTAGGAATCACATTCGAAACGCGTCCTGACTGGGCAGGAGAGAAACATGTGGACGAATTCCTCAAACTCGGAGGAACTAAGGTAGAACTCGGGGTTCAGAGTGTTTATGATTTTGTGCTCACCCGTATGCAAAGAGGGCACGGAGTTGCAGAAATTGTCAGGGCTAATCAGATATTAAGAGACAGCGCATTCAAAGTTGGATTTCATATGATGCCTCACCTACCTGGCTCGGATTCAGAGCTGGACCTCAAAGGTTTCAAAAAGCTCTTCGAAGATCCTCGCTTTAAGCCCGATTATCTCAAAATTTATCCTACCTTAGTAACTGAAGGAACTCCTCTTTGCAGGCTTTGGGAAGCAGGAGATTACGAAGCTCTTTCTGACGAAGAAGCTGCTGAACTAATTGCAGATATAAAAGAGATCCTACCTAAATGGGTCAGACTCCAGCGTATCCAACGAGATATTCCAGCTTACCAGATCATTGCCGGGGTCCGAAAGAGCAATCTCAGGCAGCTTGCAGAAGAAAAGCTGAGAGAAAGAGGAGGAAAGTGCCACTGTATTCGCTGCAGGGAAGTAGGACATACTAGCCTGAAAGGGAGAAAAATAAATCCAAAGGATATCGAACTGACTGTAGAGAGTTACGAAGCTTGCGGAGGCACAGAGCATTTCATCGCGTTTGAAGATCTTGCCGCAGATGTCCTGATTGGATTTACCCGTTTGCGCTTCCCTGCTACCCCTCATCGCCCTGAACTGCAAGATGCCGCCCTGATAAGAGAACTGCACGTTTACGGTTCAATGGTACCTATAGGAAAAGAAGCAAAGCAAAAGGAGTGGCAACATAGAGGATATGGCAAGGAACTTCTAGAATATGCAGAGAAGATGGCACGTGAAAATGGGTACCGGAAACTTGCCATCATCAGTGGGATAGGAGCCAGAGAGTACTATCGAAAATTTGGGTATGCCCTTGATAACGTATATATGTCAAAGGTTTTGAAAGATTAA
- a CDS encoding DHH family phosphoesterase: MSETMKILNKEAEKCAEEIKKYKSVHVVSHIDADGLTSAGIICTALERGNFEYTTRFVKQLDEKALDTIADENHNIVIFTDLGSGMCEQIESHGIHAVISDHHQPQGSYQFHLNPHLFGANGSYELSGSGSTYLLASALGKNQDLSSLAIVGAVGDMQHLKMGQLVGINREILEEGVKKGTLQFKKDLTLFGKQTRPIYKLIQYSSDPYLPGLTGNEEACIEFLHTLNIRFNQNERWRRWIDLENPEKQKVVSGLIQYCLKSGIPSYKIERLVGEVYVLLREKEGTEMRDASEFSTLLNATARYDHAEIGLAVCMGDREKAYEDARKLLAEHRQNLVNGLMYVKEKGVVQLENIQYFDAGSEIKETIVGIIAGMSSTLVKNRNLPIIAFAKAEGGIKVSARGTQDLIRRGVNLSEAMAMISAEVGGAGGGHDIAAGATIPNGKKEEFARKLDLFIGEQMRRKVHSK; this comes from the coding sequence ATGTCTGAGACAATGAAAATACTTAATAAAGAGGCAGAAAAGTGTGCTGAAGAGATTAAAAAGTATAAATCAGTCCACGTTGTGTCCCATATTGATGCTGATGGACTAACTTCTGCAGGGATTATCTGCACCGCCCTTGAACGTGGTAACTTTGAATATACAACACGTTTTGTCAAGCAGCTTGATGAAAAAGCTCTTGACACTATCGCAGACGAAAATCATAACATTGTCATTTTTACAGATCTGGGAAGCGGAATGTGCGAACAAATAGAATCCCATGGGATTCATGCAGTGATCTCAGACCACCACCAGCCTCAGGGAAGCTATCAATTTCACCTGAATCCTCACCTTTTCGGAGCAAACGGCTCATATGAACTGAGCGGTTCGGGAAGTACTTACCTGCTGGCTTCAGCCCTTGGAAAAAATCAAGATCTTTCTTCGTTGGCCATAGTAGGAGCAGTGGGGGATATGCAACATCTGAAAATGGGGCAGCTTGTCGGGATCAACAGGGAAATTCTAGAAGAAGGAGTTAAAAAAGGCACTCTCCAGTTCAAAAAGGACCTTACTCTATTCGGAAAGCAAACCCGCCCGATTTATAAATTGATACAATATTCCTCAGACCCTTATCTTCCCGGGCTTACAGGAAATGAAGAAGCTTGCATCGAGTTTCTTCATACTCTCAACATTCGCTTCAACCAGAACGAACGCTGGAGGCGCTGGATTGACCTTGAAAACCCAGAAAAACAGAAAGTTGTCTCAGGACTCATCCAGTACTGCCTAAAATCAGGTATACCTTCGTATAAAATCGAGCGCCTGGTAGGTGAGGTATATGTTCTTCTGAGGGAAAAAGAAGGTACGGAAATGAGAGATGCTTCAGAGTTTTCTACCCTTCTTAATGCCACTGCACGCTATGACCATGCTGAAATAGGACTTGCAGTCTGCATGGGAGATAGAGAGAAAGCTTATGAAGATGCCCGCAAACTGCTTGCCGAACATAGACAGAACCTTGTTAACGGGCTCATGTATGTTAAAGAAAAAGGAGTCGTTCAGCTTGAAAATATCCAGTACTTTGATGCAGGCTCCGAAATAAAAGAAACTATCGTGGGAATTATTGCAGGCATGAGTTCTACACTGGTTAAAAACAGAAATCTTCCCATTATTGCTTTCGCAAAAGCTGAAGGAGGGATTAAAGTCTCAGCCAGGGGAACACAGGATCTGATTCGCAGAGGAGTTAACCTTTCAGAAGCAATGGCGATGATTTCAGCTGAAGTTGGAGGTGCAGGCGGCGGACACGATATTGCAGCAGGAGCAACTATTCCCAATGGAAAAAAGGAAGAGTTTGCAAGAAAACTGGATCTGTTTATAGGAGAACAAATGCGAAGAAAGGTACATTCAAAGTAA
- a CDS encoding formylmethanofuran dehydrogenase subunit B, producing MIFKNIICPVCGAACDDIQVEFGDGKIEVKNACKMGNAKFQEIVSSHRIMQPLIKVRGKLTPAAWDEALEKAADILVSAKRPLLFMGSETSCEAHEIGLKIGEYLGAIVDSNSTVCHGPTAMGIQEAGKVGATEGQKKNRGDLIVYWGTNPLESMPRQMSRYAVFPRGYWTKRGRFDRTIITVDPRKTPTTEASDLHVQLKPDSDFELISALLTLLHGKTPHPSVEEITGVPIPVMEDMLDLMKNCTFGAISVGLGLASSMGKYRNSEIAMNLVKELNNYAKFTLGALRGHCNVAGFNQVAAYMYGYPFGIDFMRGHPRYNPGEFTTVDVLREKDVDAAFVMCADLVSHIPADCAAYLAKIPMICLDIAPCPTVSASGIVLPGVIDAMECDGTFYRLDDVPVHFEPFTSSPFKFTKSNEDTLKQLFEKIRKKRDQAISLPSINKEGE from the coding sequence ATGATTTTCAAAAATATAATCTGTCCGGTCTGTGGAGCAGCCTGTGACGACATCCAGGTCGAATTCGGAGACGGAAAAATTGAAGTAAAAAATGCATGTAAGATGGGAAATGCCAAATTTCAGGAAATTGTAAGTTCCCACAGGATTATGCAGCCTCTTATAAAAGTTAGGGGAAAACTGACACCTGCTGCCTGGGATGAAGCTCTTGAGAAAGCTGCCGATATTCTTGTTTCGGCAAAGCGTCCACTGCTGTTCATGGGCAGTGAAACCTCATGTGAAGCACATGAAATTGGGCTCAAGATCGGAGAATACCTTGGTGCGATTGTTGATTCCAATTCTACTGTCTGCCACGGGCCAACAGCTATGGGAATCCAGGAAGCCGGGAAAGTCGGTGCAACCGAAGGGCAGAAAAAAAACAGGGGAGACCTAATAGTCTACTGGGGAACCAATCCTCTTGAATCCATGCCGAGACAGATGTCAAGGTACGCAGTTTTTCCGAGAGGTTACTGGACAAAACGCGGACGTTTTGACAGGACAATTATCACTGTAGACCCAAGAAAAACCCCAACCACTGAAGCTTCTGATCTGCATGTTCAGCTCAAACCTGACTCGGATTTTGAACTGATAAGTGCACTTCTAACCTTGCTTCACGGAAAAACTCCTCATCCTTCAGTAGAAGAGATTACTGGAGTTCCAATCCCTGTTATGGAAGATATGCTCGATCTGATGAAGAACTGCACCTTTGGGGCTATTTCAGTAGGTCTCGGGCTTGCTTCTTCAATGGGAAAGTACAGGAACTCCGAGATTGCCATGAACCTCGTAAAGGAACTGAACAACTACGCCAAGTTCACCCTTGGAGCTCTCCGCGGTCACTGCAACGTGGCAGGCTTTAACCAGGTAGCTGCCTACATGTATGGCTATCCCTTTGGGATTGACTTCATGCGTGGGCACCCACGTTATAACCCTGGAGAATTCACAACCGTGGACGTGCTTCGAGAAAAAGATGTTGACGCAGCTTTCGTTATGTGTGCTGATCTTGTATCTCATATCCCTGCAGATTGTGCGGCTTACCTTGCAAAAATTCCAATGATTTGCCTGGACATCGCTCCATGCCCGACAGTATCTGCTTCGGGGATTGTACTTCCTGGAGTCATTGATGCTATGGAATGCGACGGTACCTTCTACAGGCTCGACGATGTGCCAGTTCACTTCGAACCTTTTACAAGCTCGCCTTTTAAGTTTACAAAGAGCAACGAAGACACCTTAAAACAGCTCTTTGAGAAAATTAGAAAAAAAAGAGATCAGGCTATTTCTCTTCCTTCTATAAATAAAGAAGGAGAATAA
- the slmA gene encoding S-layer protein SlmA: protein MKRFAAVTLAALMLLTVFASAASAADSVEIRGPVFNGSNIVEIVGDGITIDATQFAAFYYDIDDNVTTETLSIKDVSGNSGNVIGEGGIVYSTKIQKVDYEYYKPSLGWDNYSLLGFFAEKYIPLKSNSADKLAKLVIDSDDKITLRTGETLDIGQGYTLQAKQVDVDGEKVWLEFDRDGEYVDDEIIEVGADDSTWDVELDDIQDEDDVTVMRVHVNQVFQGAVDSIAQIEGIWLIDYANAMTIESDDEFGDLDDVSINGDTLNITNEDTFTLTRDSTNELAEGLSFKVADTSSNVLRFYLAKEFTDPGTYEVRGSVASGEASWDASNFAGFYYDLDDNVETESLSVSELNGNVIGEGGLVYTTSIKKVDYDYENEDAGWDQYPIIGFFAEEYIPLKANSADKLAKLVLDSDDKITLRTGETFDLGEGYSIQAKQVDVDGEKVWLEFDKDGEYVDDEIIEVGSNSDNTWDVELDDIEDEDDVVVLKVHVNQVFQGAVDSIAQIEGIWLIDYANAMTIESDDEFGDLDDVSIQGDTLKISNEDTFTLTRDSDEDIGEGMYFKVADTPTSELRYYPAIERIVGNETTSITKPDESGNETVSDNETMPDNTSSETPDLNETDTPEEPTTTPEEPTDNETEPDESNGSPGFGVVLGLAGLLGVVYLVRRNN, encoded by the coding sequence ATGAAGAGATTCGCAGCAGTGACACTGGCTGCTCTCATGCTTCTGACTGTATTTGCATCCGCCGCAAGTGCAGCAGACTCAGTTGAGATCCGCGGTCCAGTGTTTAACGGCTCTAATATCGTCGAGATTGTCGGCGATGGTATTACAATCGATGCTACTCAATTCGCAGCATTCTACTACGATATTGATGATAATGTTACAACTGAAACTCTTTCCATTAAAGATGTCAGTGGAAACAGTGGCAACGTAATTGGAGAGGGCGGAATTGTATATTCTACTAAGATCCAGAAGGTTGACTACGAATATTATAAGCCAAGCCTTGGCTGGGACAACTACAGCTTGCTTGGTTTCTTCGCAGAGAAATACATCCCGCTGAAGTCTAACAGTGCTGACAAACTCGCCAAGCTTGTTATTGATAGCGATGACAAGATCACACTCAGAACTGGCGAAACCCTTGACATCGGACAGGGCTACACTCTCCAGGCCAAGCAGGTCGATGTTGACGGTGAGAAAGTCTGGCTTGAATTCGATAGGGACGGAGAATACGTAGATGATGAAATCATCGAAGTCGGAGCCGATGACAGCACCTGGGACGTCGAACTTGATGACATCCAGGATGAAGACGATGTTACTGTCATGAGAGTCCATGTCAACCAGGTCTTCCAGGGTGCAGTCGACAGCATTGCTCAGATTGAAGGTATCTGGCTCATTGACTACGCAAATGCCATGACCATCGAATCTGACGATGAATTCGGTGACCTTGATGATGTTTCCATTAACGGTGACACTCTTAACATTACCAATGAAGACACCTTCACTCTGACCAGAGACTCCACAAATGAACTCGCTGAAGGTCTGTCTTTCAAGGTCGCTGACACTTCAAGCAATGTGCTCAGATTCTATCTCGCAAAAGAATTCACTGATCCTGGAACCTATGAAGTAAGAGGTAGTGTTGCCTCCGGAGAAGCTAGCTGGGACGCAAGCAACTTTGCAGGCTTCTACTACGACCTTGATGACAATGTTGAAACAGAAAGCCTCAGTGTTTCTGAACTTAACGGAAATGTAATTGGAGAAGGTGGCCTCGTCTACACAACTTCCATTAAGAAAGTTGACTACGATTACGAAAATGAAGATGCAGGCTGGGACCAGTATCCAATTATTGGCTTCTTTGCAGAGGAATACATCCCACTGAAGGCCAACAGTGCTGACAAACTCGCCAAGCTTGTTCTTGACAGCGATGACAAGATCACACTCAGAACCGGTGAAACCTTTGACCTTGGTGAAGGCTACTCTATCCAGGCCAAGCAGGTCGATGTTGACGGTGAGAAAGTCTGGCTTGAATTCGATAAGGATGGAGAATACGTAGATGATGAAATCATCGAAGTTGGCTCCAATTCAGACAATACCTGGGATGTTGAACTTGATGACATCGAGGATGAAGACGATGTTGTTGTCCTGAAGGTCCATGTCAACCAGGTCTTCCAGGGTGCAGTCGACAGCATTGCTCAGATTGAAGGTATCTGGCTCATTGACTATGCAAATGCCATGACCATCGAATCTGACGATGAATTCGGTGACCTCGACGATGTTTCCATACAGGGAGACACTCTCAAGATCAGCAATGAAGATACCTTTACTCTGACCAGAGACTCCGATGAGGATATTGGTGAGGGCATGTACTTCAAGGTCGCTGACACTCCAACATCCGAACTCAGGTACTACCCAGCCATCGAGAGAATTGTCGGTAACGAAACCACTAGCATCACAAAACCTGATGAAAGTGGCAACGAAACCGTTAGTGACAACGAAACCATGCCTGATAATACCAGCAGCGAGACTCCGGATTTGAATGAAACCGATACTCCGGAAGAACCGACTACTACTCCAGAAGAACCAACCGACAACGAAACTGAGCCCGATGAATCAAACGGCTCTCCAGGATTTGGAGTTGTTCTTGGACTTGCTGGACTCCTTGGAGTTGTCTACCTCGTCAGGAGGAACAACTAA
- the nrpRII gene encoding global nitrogen regulator NrpRII, which yields MQKNGYRVQFTSSRIKDLMYRTTFDPKKMDGDIILNLSLIDKKDLDDVLGIFKMVISSGLSVTPYVKIVSEGESIGDLTVEKGKVGVGTVCSITIDGVLLKAGIPVNPKLGGVVQIRNGVPVRFTDVLTYVSTTVDPLEILMSQGITSVSEMLRTGSGKVLANLREAPMVARDEIESCLSDLLDAGFSGILEVGEPNTRVLDVPIERDHLGIVVIGGTNPMAVVQEYGIAIDTSAMSRLISFKEMSRIEDLV from the coding sequence ATGCAAAAAAATGGATACCGTGTTCAATTTACATCATCTAGAATAAAGGATCTTATGTACAGGACTACGTTTGATCCTAAAAAAATGGATGGAGATATCATTCTTAATCTTTCACTTATTGATAAAAAAGATCTAGACGATGTGCTTGGGATCTTTAAAATGGTAATCTCAAGTGGGCTTTCTGTGACTCCCTATGTTAAGATAGTTTCCGAGGGCGAATCTATAGGAGACCTGACTGTCGAAAAGGGAAAGGTAGGTGTCGGGACCGTATGCAGCATTACGATTGACGGCGTACTTCTTAAGGCAGGAATTCCTGTAAACCCTAAACTTGGAGGAGTTGTTCAGATCCGAAATGGAGTTCCTGTTCGTTTCACTGATGTGCTGACCTATGTAAGTACGACTGTAGATCCGCTTGAAATCCTGATGTCACAGGGTATTACTTCTGTATCGGAAATGCTCAGGACAGGCTCAGGTAAGGTTCTTGCAAATCTCAGGGAAGCTCCTATGGTTGCAAGAGATGAAATTGAAAGCTGCCTATCTGATCTTCTGGATGCGGGCTTTAGTGGAATCTTGGAAGTTGGGGAACCAAACACACGGGTTCTGGATGTTCCAATAGAGAGAGATCATCTCGGAATAGTCGTCATAGGAGGGACAAATCCTATGGCTGTTGTACAGGAGTATGGAATTGCCATAGACACCAGTGCAATGTCAAGACTAATTTCGTTTAAAGAGATGAGCAGGATTGAAGATCTGGTTTAA